A region from the Anaeromyxobacter diazotrophicus genome encodes:
- a CDS encoding PAS domain-containing hybrid sensor histidine kinase/response regulator, with translation MPTGPRLDDVARYANDMVLLADAEHRLLDANDRATALLGYSREELLELRSMDLRDPATLGDFPERIRVQRAQGSDLFETRYRRKDGSTFPVEVSVRVFELQGVLYHQATARDITDRKRSEDARAGQLEELTRAQEALRASEAKFRAAFESAGMGIHFVDAEGRILEHNSVLREMLGYSSDELRELSLRDVLEPAYVAAGEADLRDLVEGRRDRVVEERRYRKRDGGILHAVVRATAVRDPHGAFQYVVGVVEDVTEKRALEAQLLFADRMSALGTLAAGVAHEINNPLAFVLSNLSYAIEELERGGGPTEVTRALEEAREGGVRVREIVRDLKTFSRPEERPDEEVDLRAVLRSAMNLAHNEIRHRALLEVDLRPVPPVLASAHRLGQVFLNLLINAAQAIGEGQADRNRIQVVCRPFGPRQVLVEVSDTGCGIPPEHLSHIFEPFFTTKPIGVGTGLGLSVCHGIVTGLGGDISVESRPGATTFRVSLPAVALEPAAGAEPAASRARILVVDDEPMVARAVARILAMHDVTVLNSAPAALEQLQQAAYDVVLCDLMMPDMSGMELHERLGPASATPSDRLVFITGGAFTPQARDFLARVPNPRVEKPFEPAALRALVDGLVARR, from the coding sequence ATGCCGACTGGACCGCGGCTGGACGACGTCGCCCGGTACGCGAACGACATGGTCTTGCTGGCCGACGCGGAGCATCGCCTGCTCGACGCGAACGACCGCGCCACGGCGTTGCTCGGCTACTCCCGGGAGGAGCTGCTGGAGCTCCGCTCGATGGATCTCCGCGATCCGGCCACTCTGGGGGACTTCCCCGAGCGCATCCGCGTCCAGCGCGCGCAGGGCAGCGACCTCTTCGAGACGCGCTACCGCCGCAAGGACGGCAGCACGTTCCCGGTGGAGGTGAGCGTCCGGGTCTTCGAGCTGCAGGGCGTCCTCTACCACCAGGCCACCGCCCGCGACATCACCGACCGCAAGCGCTCCGAGGACGCCCGCGCCGGCCAGCTCGAGGAGCTCACCCGCGCGCAGGAGGCGCTCCGCGCCAGCGAGGCCAAGTTCCGCGCCGCCTTCGAGAGCGCCGGGATGGGCATCCACTTCGTCGACGCGGAGGGGCGCATCCTCGAGCACAACAGCGTGCTCCGCGAGATGCTCGGCTACAGCTCGGACGAGCTGCGGGAGCTCTCGCTGCGCGACGTGCTCGAGCCGGCGTACGTCGCCGCCGGCGAGGCGGACCTGCGGGACCTGGTGGAGGGCCGGCGCGACCGCGTCGTCGAGGAGCGGCGTTACCGCAAGCGCGATGGCGGGATCCTGCACGCCGTGGTGCGCGCCACCGCCGTCCGCGACCCGCACGGCGCCTTCCAGTACGTGGTGGGCGTGGTGGAGGACGTGACCGAGAAGCGCGCCCTGGAGGCGCAGCTCCTGTTCGCGGACCGGATGTCGGCGCTCGGGACGCTGGCGGCCGGCGTGGCGCACGAGATCAACAACCCGCTCGCCTTCGTGCTCTCGAACCTCTCCTACGCCATCGAGGAGCTGGAGCGCGGCGGCGGACCCACCGAGGTGACGCGCGCGCTGGAGGAGGCGCGCGAGGGCGGGGTGCGGGTGCGCGAGATCGTGCGCGATCTCAAGACCTTCTCGCGCCCCGAGGAGCGGCCCGACGAGGAGGTCGACCTGCGCGCGGTGCTGCGCTCGGCCATGAACCTCGCCCACAACGAGATCCGCCACCGGGCGCTCCTCGAGGTCGACCTGCGGCCGGTCCCGCCCGTCCTCGCCAGCGCGCATCGCCTGGGGCAGGTGTTCCTGAACCTGCTCATCAACGCGGCGCAGGCCATCGGCGAGGGGCAGGCGGACCGGAACCGCATCCAGGTCGTCTGCCGTCCCTTCGGCCCGCGGCAGGTGCTGGTCGAGGTCTCCGACACCGGCTGCGGCATCCCGCCCGAGCACCTCTCCCACATCTTCGAGCCCTTCTTCACCACCAAGCCGATCGGGGTGGGCACCGGGCTCGGGCTGTCGGTGTGCCACGGCATCGTCACCGGGCTCGGGGGCGACATCTCGGTGGAGAGCCGCCCCGGCGCGACCACCTTCCGCGTCTCGCTGCCCGCGGTCGCGCTCGAGCCGGCCGCCGGCGCCGAGCCGGCCGCCAGCCGGGCGCGCATCCTGGTGGTCGACGACGAGCCGATGGTCGCGCGCGCCGTGGCCCGCATCTTGGCCATGCACGACGTGACCGTGCTCAACAGCGCCCCGGCGGCGCTGGAGCAGCTGCAGCAGGCCGCCTACGACGTGGTGCTGTGCGACCTCATGATGCCGGACATGTCGGGCATGGAGCTGCACGAGCGGCTCGGCCCGGCGAGCGCCACGCCCAGCGACCGGCTGGTCTTCATCACCGGGGGCGCCTTCACCCCCCAGGCGCGCGACTTCCTGGCGCGCGTGCCGAACCCCCGGGTGGAGAAGCCCTTCGAGCCGGCGGCGCTGCGGGCCCTCGTCGACGGGCTGGTCGCGCGGCGTTAG
- a CDS encoding 1-acyl-sn-glycerol-3-phosphate acyltransferase: MPAPPPAAPSIDREYVVRRLFPPMRRLIARGYFRFEVEGLEHVPREGRLVHVQNHAGWFPLDAFFLTFAVAEAHGIRRAPFFATQDAALSAPLLGPFLRRFGAVPASWFRRPERLPDAIEACGIFPEGVRGNCKPFWDAYRMRDWNRGFVRVAIARDAVIVPAAVLGGEECLPVGWTIRLLEPLIGSLLPLPLTPVPLPTRWKIVFHPPIHLGAPREAVNDQAYCTGVARRIQALVQRTLDREAPLRPLGKVSGLWSALAPEPPPAEADDPLAGPAPPSRG; this comes from the coding sequence ATGCCCGCGCCCCCGCCGGCCGCCCCCTCCATCGACCGCGAGTACGTGGTCCGCCGGCTCTTCCCGCCCATGCGGCGGCTCATCGCGCGCGGCTACTTCCGGTTCGAGGTGGAGGGCCTCGAGCACGTGCCGCGCGAGGGCCGGCTCGTCCACGTCCAGAACCACGCCGGCTGGTTCCCGCTCGACGCCTTCTTCCTCACCTTCGCGGTGGCCGAGGCGCACGGCATCCGGCGGGCGCCGTTCTTCGCCACCCAGGACGCGGCGCTCTCGGCGCCGCTGCTGGGGCCATTCCTGCGGCGCTTCGGGGCGGTGCCGGCGAGCTGGTTCCGCCGCCCGGAGCGGCTCCCCGACGCGATCGAGGCGTGCGGCATCTTCCCGGAGGGCGTGCGCGGGAACTGCAAGCCGTTCTGGGACGCCTACCGCATGCGCGACTGGAACCGCGGCTTCGTGCGGGTGGCGATCGCGCGCGACGCGGTGATCGTCCCGGCGGCGGTGCTGGGCGGCGAGGAGTGCCTGCCGGTGGGCTGGACCATCCGCCTGCTCGAGCCGCTCATCGGCTCGCTCCTGCCGCTGCCGCTCACGCCGGTCCCGCTGCCGACGCGCTGGAAGATCGTGTTCCACCCGCCCATCCACCTCGGCGCGCCGCGCGAGGCCGTGAACGACCAGGCCTACTGCACCGGGGTGGCGCGGCGCATCCAGGCCCTCGTGCAGCGCACGCTGGATCGCGAGGCGCCGCTCCGGCCGCTGGGGAAGGTCTCCGGGCTCTGGTCCGCGCTCGCCCCGGAGCCGCCGCCCGCCGAGGCCGACGACCCGCTGGCGGGCCCGGCGCCGCCGAGCCGCGGCTAG
- a CDS encoding alpha/beta fold hydrolase encodes MASLALARSPVHPQGGPVRLRYRAAGEGPPVLLLHGGWGEAAYPWDAAVAALAPAHRAIALDRSGYGGSEGGGELPDGFHRAMAEETLAALDALGVDEVALWGHSDGAVVAAWTALLAPRRVRALVLEAVHLFAAKRGSLPFFRDAVEAPERFGPEVAAALERDHGARWREVLARGGRAWLRLIERGLAEGGDVYGGRLSELAAPTLLLHGRHDPRTEPGELAAVQRALPAARLALVEAGHSPHTSARAGAESVAAAARFLREVWPPSGR; translated from the coding sequence ATGGCCTCCCTCGCGCTCGCCCGCTCCCCCGTCCATCCGCAGGGAGGGCCCGTCCGCCTGCGCTACCGCGCCGCCGGCGAGGGCCCGCCGGTGCTCCTGCTGCACGGCGGGTGGGGCGAGGCCGCCTACCCGTGGGACGCGGCCGTGGCCGCGCTGGCGCCGGCGCACCGCGCCATCGCCCTCGACCGCTCCGGCTACGGCGGCTCGGAGGGCGGCGGGGAGCTCCCGGATGGCTTTCACCGGGCGATGGCCGAGGAGACGCTGGCGGCCCTCGACGCGCTGGGGGTGGACGAGGTGGCGCTGTGGGGCCACAGCGACGGCGCGGTGGTGGCGGCCTGGACCGCCCTCCTCGCGCCGCGCCGGGTGCGGGCGCTGGTGCTCGAGGCGGTGCACCTCTTCGCCGCCAAGCGCGGCTCGCTGCCCTTCTTCCGCGACGCGGTCGAGGCGCCGGAGCGGTTCGGCCCCGAGGTGGCGGCGGCGCTCGAGCGCGATCACGGCGCGCGCTGGCGCGAGGTGCTGGCGCGCGGCGGCCGCGCCTGGCTGCGCCTCATCGAGCGCGGGCTGGCCGAGGGCGGGGACGTGTACGGCGGGCGCCTGTCCGAGCTCGCCGCCCCCACCCTGCTCCTCCACGGCCGCCACGACCCGCGCACCGAGCCGGGCGAGCTCGCGGCCGTGCAGCGCGCGCTCCCGGCCGCGCGCCTGGCGCTGGTGGAGGCCGGCCACAGCCCGCACACGAGCGCCCGCGCCGGCGCCGAGAGCGTGGCGGCGGCGGCGCGCTTCCTGCGCGAGGTGTGGCCGCCGTCCGGCCGCTAG
- a CDS encoding fumarate hydratase: MAAPAFQYQDPFPLAKDETKYRLLTKEGVSVATFDGKEILKVEPSALAQLAREALRECSFFLRPAHNEQVAKILSDPEASQNDKGVALAFLRNAEIAARGELPICQDTGTATIQGKKGQQVWTGAKDEEWLSRGVHETYTKENLRYSQTVALSLYQEKNTGTNLPAQIDLYATEGAEYKFLFVAKGGGSANKTMLYQETKATLTPEKLEKFLVEKMKYLGTAACPPYHIAFAIGGTSAEACLKTVKLASTKYYDGLPTQGNDQGAAFRDLELEAKLLEAANKLGIGAQFGGKYFAHDVRVVRLPRHGASCPIGMGVSCSADRNIKAKINRDGLWIEEMDHEPGRLIPAPYRTGKHEHGVKIDLQRPMKEILAELTKHPVSTPLLLTGTLVVARDIAHAKFKELIDQGKGVPQYLKDHPVYYAGPAKTPPGKPSGSFGPTTAGRMDSYVDLLQSHGASMVMIAKGNRSQQVTDACKKHGGFYLGSIGGPAAVLAEENIKKVECIDFPELGMEAVWKIDVVNFPAFILVDDKGNDFFKKLGV; the protein is encoded by the coding sequence ATGGCCGCCCCTGCCTTCCAGTACCAGGACCCGTTCCCGCTCGCGAAGGACGAGACCAAGTACCGCCTGCTCACGAAGGAGGGGGTCTCGGTGGCGACGTTCGACGGGAAGGAGATCCTGAAGGTCGAGCCGTCGGCGCTGGCGCAGCTCGCCCGCGAGGCGCTGCGCGAGTGCTCCTTCTTCCTGCGGCCCGCGCACAACGAGCAGGTGGCGAAGATCCTCTCCGACCCCGAGGCGTCGCAGAACGACAAGGGCGTCGCGCTCGCCTTCCTGCGCAACGCCGAGATCGCCGCCCGCGGCGAGCTGCCCATCTGCCAGGACACCGGCACCGCCACCATCCAGGGCAAGAAGGGCCAGCAGGTGTGGACCGGCGCCAAGGACGAGGAGTGGCTCTCGCGCGGCGTCCACGAGACCTACACGAAGGAGAACCTCCGCTACTCGCAGACGGTCGCGCTCTCCCTCTACCAGGAGAAGAACACCGGCACGAACCTGCCGGCGCAGATCGACCTCTATGCGACCGAGGGCGCCGAGTACAAGTTCCTGTTCGTGGCGAAGGGCGGCGGGTCGGCCAACAAGACCATGCTCTACCAGGAGACGAAGGCCACCCTCACCCCGGAGAAGCTGGAGAAGTTCCTGGTCGAGAAGATGAAGTACCTCGGCACCGCCGCCTGCCCGCCGTACCACATCGCGTTCGCCATCGGCGGCACCTCGGCCGAGGCCTGCCTCAAGACCGTCAAGCTCGCCTCGACCAAGTACTACGACGGGCTGCCGACGCAGGGGAACGACCAGGGCGCCGCCTTCCGCGACCTCGAGCTCGAGGCGAAGCTCCTGGAGGCGGCCAACAAGCTCGGCATCGGCGCGCAGTTCGGCGGCAAGTACTTCGCCCACGACGTGCGCGTCGTGCGCCTGCCGCGCCACGGCGCCTCCTGCCCCATCGGCATGGGCGTCTCCTGCTCGGCCGACCGGAACATCAAGGCCAAGATCAACCGCGACGGGCTGTGGATCGAGGAGATGGACCACGAGCCCGGCCGCCTCATCCCGGCGCCCTACCGGACCGGCAAGCACGAGCACGGCGTCAAGATCGACCTGCAGCGGCCGATGAAGGAGATCCTGGCCGAGCTCACGAAGCACCCGGTCTCGACCCCGCTCCTCCTCACCGGCACGCTGGTGGTGGCGCGCGACATCGCGCACGCCAAGTTCAAGGAGCTCATCGACCAGGGGAAGGGCGTCCCGCAGTACCTCAAGGACCACCCGGTCTACTACGCGGGCCCCGCCAAGACCCCGCCCGGCAAGCCCTCTGGCTCGTTCGGCCCCACCACCGCCGGCCGCATGGACTCCTACGTGGACCTGCTCCAGTCGCACGGCGCCTCGATGGTCATGATCGCGAAGGGCAACCGCAGCCAGCAGGTGACCGACGCGTGCAAGAAGCACGGCGGCTTCTACCTGGGGTCGATCGGCGGCCCGGCGGCGGTGCTGGCGGAGGAGAACATCAAGAAGGTGGAGTGCATCGACTTCCCCGAGCTGGGCATGGAGGCGGTCTGGAAGATCGACGTCGTGAACTTCCCCGCCTTCATCCTGGTGGACGACAAGGGCAACGACTTCTTCAAGAAGCTCGGGGTGTGA
- a CDS encoding M3 family metallopeptidase — translation MIATGLLTFALLAAPASPNPLLAPWPGPYGGVPPFDRVRVADLGPALDAALAEHLAEVERVAADPAPPTFDNTLVALERAGRTLDRVQAVLGVYTSTLADDAVQAVEREAAPKLAAHRDRIAQNAQLFRRVAAVYEARARLDPEAQRLAWYWHKELVRAGARLEGPAKQRLGELNQQLAALQTRFSQNVLADENDRLLVLEREEDLAGLPESVRAAAASAAASRGHPGKWAVLNTRSSVEPFLAASTRRDLREKVFQEFTLRGDHGDLHDNNAVVAQILALRAERAKLLGYPTHAHWRLEDQMARTPERAAELMEAVWPAAVARAREEVADMQAVADAEAAAGRGPKLTLAPWDYRFYAEKVRKARYDLDAEEVKPYLQLEKLREGMFDVAGRLFGFRFAPVPAGQVPVQHPDVRVWEVTDGAGQHVGLWYFDPYARKGKRSGAWMNAYRRQQRVDGPVTTIVSNNANFVKGKPGEPVLVSWEDATTLFHEFGHALHGLSSAVRYPSLAGTNVARDYVEFPSQLLEHWLSTPEVLARYAVHFRTGQPIPPALVQRIERAKTFNEGFRTVEYLSAALVDLKLHLAGARPVDPRAFERETLAALGMPREIVMRHRTPQFLHVFGGDGYSAGYYSYLWAETLSADAFAAFTEAGGPWDAKVAARLRGEIFTRGNTRDPAEAYRAFRGRDPGITALMRERGFPLPAAAAPGAATVR, via the coding sequence ATGATCGCGACCGGACTGCTGACCTTCGCCCTGCTCGCCGCGCCCGCCAGTCCGAACCCGCTCCTCGCCCCCTGGCCCGGTCCCTACGGCGGCGTCCCGCCGTTCGACCGGGTCCGGGTGGCGGACCTCGGCCCGGCGCTCGACGCCGCGCTGGCCGAGCACCTGGCCGAGGTGGAGCGCGTCGCCGCCGATCCCGCGCCGCCGACGTTCGACAACACGCTCGTGGCGCTGGAGCGCGCCGGCCGGACGCTCGACCGCGTGCAGGCGGTGCTCGGGGTCTACACCTCGACGCTGGCGGACGACGCGGTGCAGGCGGTCGAGCGGGAGGCGGCGCCGAAGCTGGCCGCCCACCGCGACCGCATCGCGCAGAACGCCCAGCTCTTCCGGCGCGTCGCGGCCGTGTACGAGGCGCGCGCGCGGCTCGACCCGGAGGCGCAGCGGCTCGCCTGGTACTGGCACAAGGAGCTCGTCCGCGCCGGCGCGCGCCTGGAGGGCCCGGCCAAGCAGCGGCTGGGCGAGCTCAACCAGCAGCTCGCCGCGTTGCAGACCCGCTTCTCGCAGAACGTGCTCGCCGACGAGAACGACCGGCTGCTCGTGCTCGAGCGGGAGGAGGACCTGGCGGGGCTGCCCGAGTCGGTCCGCGCCGCCGCCGCCTCGGCCGCGGCCTCGCGCGGCCACCCGGGGAAGTGGGCGGTGCTCAACACCCGCTCCTCGGTGGAGCCGTTCCTGGCCGCCTCGACCCGCCGCGACCTGCGCGAGAAGGTCTTCCAGGAGTTCACGCTGCGCGGGGATCACGGCGACCTCCACGACAACAACGCCGTCGTCGCCCAGATCCTGGCGCTGCGCGCCGAGCGGGCGAAGCTCCTCGGCTACCCCACCCACGCCCACTGGCGCCTGGAGGACCAGATGGCGCGCACGCCGGAGCGCGCCGCCGAGCTCATGGAGGCGGTGTGGCCGGCGGCGGTGGCCCGCGCCCGCGAGGAGGTGGCCGACATGCAGGCGGTGGCGGACGCCGAGGCGGCCGCGGGCCGCGGCCCGAAGCTCACCCTCGCGCCCTGGGACTACCGCTTCTACGCGGAGAAGGTGCGCAAGGCGCGCTACGACCTCGACGCCGAGGAGGTGAAGCCCTACCTGCAGCTCGAGAAGCTGCGCGAGGGGATGTTCGACGTCGCCGGGCGGCTCTTCGGGTTCCGCTTCGCCCCGGTGCCGGCGGGCCAGGTGCCGGTGCAGCACCCGGACGTGCGGGTGTGGGAGGTGACCGACGGCGCCGGCCAGCACGTCGGGCTCTGGTACTTCGACCCCTACGCGCGGAAGGGGAAGCGCTCCGGCGCGTGGATGAACGCCTACCGCCGCCAGCAGCGGGTGGACGGGCCGGTCACCACCATCGTCTCGAACAACGCCAACTTCGTGAAGGGCAAGCCCGGCGAGCCGGTGCTGGTGAGCTGGGAGGACGCCACCACGCTCTTCCACGAGTTCGGGCACGCGCTGCACGGGCTCTCGTCCGCCGTGCGGTACCCGTCGCTCGCCGGGACGAACGTCGCGCGCGACTACGTCGAGTTCCCCTCGCAGCTCCTCGAGCACTGGCTCTCGACGCCCGAGGTGCTGGCGCGCTACGCGGTGCACTTCCGGACGGGGCAGCCCATCCCCCCGGCGCTGGTGCAGCGCATCGAGCGGGCGAAGACCTTCAACGAGGGGTTCCGGACGGTGGAGTACCTCTCGGCCGCGCTGGTGGACCTGAAGCTTCACCTCGCCGGCGCGCGCCCGGTGGACCCCCGCGCCTTCGAGCGGGAGACGCTGGCGGCGCTCGGGATGCCGCGCGAGATCGTCATGCGCCACCGCACCCCGCAGTTCCTGCACGTCTTCGGCGGGGACGGCTACTCCGCGGGCTACTACAGCTACCTGTGGGCCGAGACGCTCTCCGCCGACGCCTTCGCCGCCTTCACCGAGGCGGGCGGCCCGTGGGACGCGAAGGTGGCCGCCCGGCTCCGCGGCGAGATCTTCACCCGCGGCAACACCCGCGATCCGGCCGAGGCCTACCGCGCCTTCCGCGGCCGGGACCCGGGCATCACCGCGCTCATGCGCGAGCGCGGCTTCCCGCTCCCCGCGGCGGCCGCACCCGGGGCGGCGACGGTGCGGTGA
- a CDS encoding GreA/GreB family elongation factor yields MSKAFTSEETPEAELVARPPPRLAPGEVRYVTPEGQAALRAALARAERELAEAATSPAAAREARRAELERRAGFLRGTLAALTVLGPEAAPAGQAGFGSWVTVEDEAGERATWRIVGPDEADARRRLVSADAPLARALLGKRAGDTATVRRPKGEVELTVVEVRRTPPG; encoded by the coding sequence GTGTCCAAGGCCTTCACCAGCGAGGAGACCCCCGAGGCGGAGCTCGTCGCCCGCCCTCCCCCGCGCCTCGCGCCGGGCGAGGTCCGCTACGTGACGCCGGAGGGGCAGGCGGCCCTCCGGGCGGCGCTGGCGCGCGCCGAGCGCGAGCTGGCGGAGGCCGCGACCTCGCCGGCGGCCGCCCGGGAGGCGCGGCGCGCGGAGCTGGAGCGCCGCGCCGGCTTCCTGCGCGGCACCCTCGCCGCCCTCACCGTGCTCGGCCCGGAGGCGGCGCCCGCCGGCCAGGCCGGCTTCGGCAGCTGGGTCACGGTCGAGGACGAGGCGGGAGAGCGCGCCACCTGGCGCATCGTCGGGCCGGACGAGGCGGACGCCCGGCGGCGCCTCGTCAGCGCCGACGCCCCCCTGGCGCGCGCGCTCCTCGGCAAGCGCGCCGGCGATACGGCGACGGTGCGCCGCCCCAAGGGCGAGGTGGAGCTGACGGTGGTGGAGGTCCGGAGGACGCCGCCGGGGTGA
- a CDS encoding ABC-F family ATP-binding cassette domain-containing protein → MTLLHAAGLRLSFGSRVVFDGLTFTIDEAERVGLVGVNGSGKSSLMRILARAAEPDRGEVQLRRGASVTYLPQEPEFEAGATVASELEVARAPLRAALAAHAELSGRLAAERDEAAHERLLAELAALSEEIDHLGGWDTAHEARRLLDRLGVKEWERAVADLSGGTRKRVAIARALLTRPDLLLLDEPTNHLDADTVDWLEEEIDALGGALLLVTHDRYFLDDLVDRIVEITPGAGVTSYPGNYQAYLEQKLVAEEQGALAQHKRERWIAQEVAWLRKGVEARRTKSKARIARARQLMAERGFTPPRVAELKLAPAPRLSQVVLEGEGLVKRFGATAVLDGVDFKLQRGERLGLVGPNGVGKTTFLRVVLGELPPDAGRTVVGAKTRVAYYDQQRTRLDPEQTVYEAAGGGAPGKGGEDFVELSGRRVALRDYLDDLLFPPTVQRMQVKALSGGERNRLLLARLFLEGANVLVLDEPTNDLDLVTLNVLERLLLDFDGSVLLVTHDRYFLDKVATGILAFEGGGRVTRYPGNYETYRTLKEQAARAAEAERAAPRGGERVPSPSPRRGEGRGEEGRPPARKPGKLGFNEQRELEGMEAAILAAEERQAELERTLSDPATYQRDGAAVAGLRAELETVTAEVERLYARWQELEGLRG, encoded by the coding sequence GTGACCCTCCTCCACGCCGCCGGCCTCCGGCTCTCCTTCGGCAGCCGCGTCGTCTTCGACGGGCTCACCTTCACCATCGACGAGGCGGAGCGGGTGGGCCTGGTGGGCGTGAACGGCTCCGGGAAGTCCTCGCTCATGCGCATCCTGGCGCGCGCCGCCGAGCCGGACCGCGGCGAGGTGCAGCTCCGGCGCGGGGCGTCGGTCACCTACCTGCCGCAGGAGCCCGAGTTCGAGGCGGGCGCGACGGTCGCCTCCGAGCTGGAGGTGGCCCGGGCGCCGCTCCGGGCCGCCCTGGCGGCGCACGCGGAGCTCTCCGGCCGGCTCGCGGCCGAGCGCGACGAGGCGGCGCACGAGCGGCTGCTGGCGGAGCTGGCTGCCCTCTCGGAGGAGATCGACCACCTCGGCGGCTGGGACACCGCCCACGAGGCGCGCCGGCTGCTCGATCGCCTGGGCGTCAAGGAGTGGGAGCGGGCAGTGGCGGACCTGTCCGGCGGGACCCGCAAGCGGGTCGCCATCGCGCGGGCGCTGCTCACCCGGCCCGACCTGCTGCTCCTGGACGAGCCCACCAACCACCTCGACGCCGACACGGTCGACTGGCTGGAGGAGGAGATCGACGCGCTGGGCGGGGCGCTGCTCCTCGTCACCCACGACCGCTACTTCCTCGACGACCTGGTGGACCGGATCGTGGAGATCACGCCCGGCGCCGGCGTGACGAGCTACCCCGGCAACTACCAGGCCTACCTGGAGCAGAAGCTCGTCGCCGAGGAGCAGGGCGCGCTGGCGCAGCACAAGCGCGAGCGCTGGATCGCGCAGGAGGTGGCGTGGCTCCGCAAGGGCGTCGAGGCGCGCCGGACGAAGAGCAAGGCGCGCATCGCGCGGGCGCGCCAGCTCATGGCGGAGCGCGGCTTCACCCCGCCGCGGGTGGCGGAGCTGAAGCTCGCCCCGGCGCCCCGCCTGTCGCAGGTGGTGCTGGAGGGGGAGGGGCTCGTGAAGCGCTTCGGCGCCACGGCCGTCCTCGACGGGGTGGACTTCAAGCTGCAGCGCGGCGAGCGGCTCGGGCTGGTGGGGCCGAACGGGGTCGGGAAGACCACCTTCCTGCGGGTGGTGCTGGGCGAGCTGCCGCCCGACGCCGGGCGGACGGTGGTGGGCGCGAAGACCCGCGTCGCCTACTACGACCAGCAGCGCACCCGGCTCGACCCGGAGCAGACCGTCTACGAGGCGGCCGGCGGCGGCGCGCCGGGGAAGGGGGGCGAGGACTTCGTCGAGCTCTCCGGCCGCCGCGTGGCGCTGCGCGACTACCTCGACGACCTGCTCTTCCCGCCCACCGTCCAGCGCATGCAGGTGAAGGCGCTCTCCGGCGGCGAGCGGAACCGCCTGCTCCTGGCGCGCCTCTTCCTGGAGGGCGCCAACGTGCTCGTGCTGGACGAGCCCACCAACGACCTCGACCTCGTCACCCTCAACGTGCTGGAGCGGCTGCTCCTCGACTTCGACGGGAGCGTGCTGCTCGTCACGCACGACCGCTACTTCCTCGACAAGGTGGCGACCGGCATCCTGGCCTTCGAGGGGGGCGGCCGCGTCACGCGCTACCCGGGGAACTACGAGACCTACCGCACGCTCAAGGAGCAGGCGGCGCGGGCCGCGGAGGCGGAGCGCGCCGCGCCCCGGGGAGGCGAGCGCGTCCCGTCCCCCTCGCCCCGGAGAGGCGAGGGCCGGGGGGAGGAGGGGCGTCCCCCGGCGCGCAAGCCCGGCAAGCTCGGCTTCAACGAGCAGCGCGAGCTCGAGGGCATGGAGGCGGCCATCCTCGCCGCGGAGGAGCGCCAGGCGGAGCTGGAGCGGACGCTCTCGGACCCCGCCACCTACCAGCGCGACGGGGCCGCGGTGGCCGGGCTGCGGGCGGAGCTGGAGACCGTCACGGCCGAGGTGGAGCGGCTCTATGCCCGGTGGCAGGAGCTCGAGGGGCTGCGGGGGTGA